A window from Kovacikia minuta CCNUW1 encodes these proteins:
- a CDS encoding phage baseplate assembly protein V — translation MSRIINLIRRVVQQELASHHTSLLGVVTTIFPHTATDDENNYEVNVRLKHEGLELRKVPMAIAHMGVAVPPKAGDLVLVQFINGDLNQPVITGRFYHADERPPLHQENDVLFEQRVPDDTLNHLRFTNNGTIFLQRDVQKPEDNSEAKTSIKIDGESGDIQIQAGKITIEVTHDKAIKITDASGSLIEMTEDAFNITSKVPFKIDASGQAVEIIGNTIDFNQG, via the coding sequence ATGAGTCGGATAATTAATCTGATCCGGCGGGTGGTGCAGCAGGAACTTGCCAGCCATCACACCAGTTTGCTCGGTGTGGTGACGACCATTTTTCCCCATACCGCAACCGATGATGAAAACAACTACGAAGTGAATGTGCGGTTGAAGCACGAAGGTTTGGAGTTGCGTAAAGTGCCAATGGCGATCGCCCATATGGGGGTTGCCGTCCCTCCCAAAGCAGGCGATCTGGTATTGGTGCAATTTATTAACGGCGATTTAAATCAACCCGTAATTACTGGACGGTTTTACCATGCGGATGAACGTCCCCCCTTACATCAGGAGAATGATGTTTTATTTGAACAACGGGTTCCTGATGACACCCTCAACCATTTGCGATTTACCAACAACGGCACAATTTTTCTACAGCGAGATGTGCAAAAACCGGAAGACAACAGTGAGGCAAAAACAAGTATAAAAATTGATGGCGAAAGTGGTGATATTCAAATTCAAGCAGGCAAGATTACGATCGAAGTCACCCATGACAAAGCAATTAAAATCACGGATGCAAGCGGCAGTTTAATTGAGATGACAGAGGATGCATTTAACATCACCTCCAAAGTGCCATTTAAGATTGATGCATCGGGTCAAGCTGTCGAAATCATTGGAAATACGATCGACTTTAATCAGGGGTAA
- a CDS encoding GPW/gp25 family protein gives MGIEREKLFGNDLQLGDRVGGFDLFSDNEGDLSLAEGNENIAQALSLRLQVRQGELAPLGIPNYGSRLHELIGEPNNRRTQVRLMAFARQAIAQDPRVEKIQTVQARTLAGDRDVIRLEMEILLIRQPNPFNLVYDLHLETP, from the coding sequence ATGGGCATTGAACGCGAAAAATTATTTGGCAATGACTTGCAGCTTGGCGATCGGGTCGGCGGTTTCGATCTGTTCTCTGATAACGAGGGCGATCTGAGCCTGGCAGAGGGCAACGAGAACATTGCCCAGGCGCTAAGTTTACGGCTCCAGGTGCGGCAGGGAGAACTTGCGCCCCTGGGAATCCCCAATTACGGCTCGCGGTTGCATGAGTTGATTGGCGAACCGAATAACCGCCGCACCCAGGTGAGGCTAATGGCATTTGCCCGGCAGGCGATCGCCCAAGATCCCAGAGTTGAAAAAATTCAGACGGTTCAAGCCCGCACCCTGGCGGGCGATCGGGATGTAATCCGCCTGGAAATGGAAATTTTACTCATTCGCCAACCCAACCCATTTAATCTGGTCTATGACCTGCATCTGGAGACGCCATGA
- a CDS encoding baseplate J/gp47 family protein encodes MIDPGSPFSVAYADLIQSLEDSIRNGVEQPDRFQFFFRGAVSAYELPRLVYAITQVSGLMQSAATVFRAGQDYGFSNNRIVWLEGAQRPDEGSRVLVEYTYRERPAGLTDFNPGSVTGTLIRAVARELKLLYEQTNEAYRRAFIDTASGVALDNVVALLGIDRNPALKATGQVTFFRKTATKTTVTIPAGTRIADQGDRIFLTLADATIPAEIPGELQEQSAGLIQLNNRIAELVGIWQQTDAQTPENRLATQDTAAGKPFGEDERTITLADGVRPPGKLLIHYKPKSVTIAVEALEPGPTGNVNSGTVVVMPTPPRGIDGVINAAAISGGQVAESDEQLRERAKFALERAGNATLNAIKFAVLEVDGVEGVEVMDHSLDPTIPLGEVRVRYSGGGDSEFRRQEIERSVKQVVEQTRAAGIFARVDAINTIAIAGTFYLIPATPISSSTREPVRLAMQQFLQQTIAALKTLAIGEPLSIRRLNAFAFNIPALADTAEAQLSTIRSGTSQTVPDPFLISDAELIRPDNANLKTTILNELKANSPTNNQIVISLTALEELSLPQETTVEFRELNQDVNFRNFSIAIAIILKAKLRNAPTQPEEQIASFTRTLQFSNSTTQILTIQRVDIPLSDTRLAEYMINPANAGDEPAKATLTAAAYPGLQAVKDLPVSLSF; translated from the coding sequence ATGATTGATCCAGGTTCCCCCTTTTCCGTTGCCTACGCCGATTTAATTCAATCGCTGGAAGATAGCATTCGCAATGGCGTAGAGCAGCCCGATCGCTTCCAGTTCTTCTTTCGAGGAGCAGTGTCTGCCTACGAACTGCCCCGATTGGTCTACGCCATTACCCAGGTCAGTGGGCTGATGCAATCGGCAGCAACCGTGTTTCGGGCAGGACAGGATTATGGCTTTAGCAACAACCGGATTGTCTGGCTAGAGGGTGCCCAGCGTCCCGATGAAGGCTCCCGCGTATTAGTGGAATACACCTACCGGGAGCGCCCCGCTGGCTTGACCGACTTTAACCCCGGCAGCGTCACAGGTACCTTAATTCGAGCCGTTGCCCGCGAACTGAAGCTGCTGTATGAACAAACCAATGAGGCATACCGCCGCGCCTTCATTGATACGGCGTCTGGGGTTGCACTGGACAATGTGGTGGCATTATTGGGCATCGATCGCAACCCGGCGTTAAAGGCAACCGGACAGGTGACATTTTTCCGCAAAACTGCCACCAAAACAACGGTCACCATTCCCGCAGGTACCCGAATTGCTGATCAAGGCGATCGCATCTTCCTCACCCTGGCGGATGCCACCATCCCGGCGGAGATTCCTGGTGAACTTCAGGAACAATCCGCAGGACTGATTCAGCTCAACAATCGGATTGCCGAACTGGTTGGGATCTGGCAACAAACCGATGCCCAAACTCCGGAAAACCGACTGGCAACCCAAGATACGGCAGCAGGCAAACCGTTTGGCGAAGATGAACGAACGATTACCCTGGCGGATGGCGTGCGCCCCCCAGGAAAACTGCTGATTCACTACAAGCCCAAGAGTGTGACGATCGCGGTAGAAGCCCTGGAACCCGGTCCTACAGGCAACGTCAACTCCGGTACGGTGGTGGTCATGCCCACACCCCCCAGGGGGATTGATGGCGTCATTAATGCGGCTGCCATCAGTGGCGGGCAGGTCGCCGAGTCAGACGAGCAATTGCGGGAACGGGCAAAGTTTGCCCTGGAGCGGGCGGGCAATGCCACCTTAAACGCGATCAAGTTTGCCGTCCTGGAAGTGGATGGGGTCGAAGGTGTGGAAGTGATGGATCACAGTCTTGATCCAACCATTCCCCTGGGAGAAGTGCGGGTGCGCTATTCCGGTGGGGGCGACTCAGAATTCCGCCGCCAGGAAATTGAGCGATCGGTGAAACAAGTCGTCGAACAAACCAGAGCAGCGGGTATTTTTGCGCGGGTAGATGCGATCAACACGATCGCGATTGCAGGCACGTTCTACCTGATCCCAGCCACCCCCATTTCCAGCAGCACACGGGAACCGGTGCGATTGGCAATGCAGCAGTTTTTGCAACAAACGATCGCCGCCCTCAAAACCCTGGCGATCGGTGAACCACTGTCCATCCGGCGGTTGAATGCCTTCGCATTCAACATACCTGCCCTTGCCGACACGGCTGAAGCTCAACTCAGCACCATCCGATCCGGGACTTCCCAAACCGTTCCCGACCCCTTCCTGATTAGCGACGCCGAACTGATTCGCCCCGATAATGCCAATCTCAAAACAACCATTCTCAACGAACTCAAAGCAAACAGCCCGACCAATAACCAGATCGTGATCTCCCTTACAGCTCTGGAGGAATTGAGCCTGCCCCAGGAAACCACCGTTGAATTTCGAGAATTGAACCAGGATGTGAACTTTCGAAATTTTTCGATCGCGATCGCGATCATCCTCAAAGCCAAACTTCGCAACGCCCCCACCCAACCGGAAGAACAGATCGCCAGCTTTACCCGCACCCTGCAATTCTCCAACAGCACCACCCAAATTCTGACCATCCAGCGCGTCGACATCCCCCTCAGCGATACCCGCCTTGCCGAATATATGATTAACCCCGCCAACGCAGGCGACGAACCCGCCAAAGCCACCCTCACCGCTGCCGCCTACCCCGGATTGCAAGCCGTCAAGGATTTGCCCGTTAGTTTGAGTTTTTAG
- a CDS encoding tail fiber domain-containing protein, whose product MPITPTPPFPKSRSDIIRAEDWNQTVNEVIRLDNAKLNRAGDTIAGSLTLNGNLGIGTASPTSKLDVRGNLTLEAGTSPTIFTGTGTTEQNRYLSIINSPSSPSASGLKAGGVLVADSFNFANPGKNNLIVKGNVGIGLTNPIFQLDVGGRMRVRQISNGAPTAGIWFSGYYRQEADAAFVGMKSLTEVGFWGNSGTPNWRLFVNTTNGNLTITGNGLKPGGGAWGNSSDIRLKKNVQPLTGALEKLLQLRPVFYEWKEPEKQGNLTGLQMGFIAQEVENVFPEWIGVDDEGYATLTIRGFEALSVEAFKQLKTENEILKQRCNALEARLNLLTEKLQVLV is encoded by the coding sequence ATGCCTATCACCCCTACCCCTCCTTTTCCCAAATCTCGTAGCGATATCATTCGTGCGGAGGATTGGAATCAGACGGTCAATGAAGTCATTCGGTTAGATAATGCCAAACTCAATCGGGCTGGAGATACGATCGCCGGTTCCCTCACCCTCAACGGCAACCTTGGTATCGGCACCGCCAGCCCAACGTCTAAGCTGGATGTGCGTGGTAATCTCACCCTGGAAGCGGGCACCAGCCCAACCATTTTCACAGGAACAGGCACAACCGAGCAAAATCGCTACCTTTCCATCATCAATTCCCCCAGTTCACCTTCGGCTTCAGGCTTAAAAGCAGGCGGCGTACTGGTTGCAGATTCCTTCAATTTTGCCAATCCAGGTAAAAATAACCTGATTGTCAAAGGGAATGTGGGCATTGGACTCACAAATCCGATATTCCAACTGGACGTGGGCGGCAGAATGCGCGTCCGGCAAATCTCGAATGGCGCACCAACCGCAGGCATCTGGTTTTCCGGGTACTACCGCCAGGAAGCCGACGCCGCTTTCGTTGGCATGAAGTCCCTCACGGAGGTTGGCTTTTGGGGAAATAGTGGAACACCCAACTGGAGATTGTTCGTAAACACCACGAATGGCAATTTAACAATAACAGGCAATGGCCTTAAACCGGGGGGCGGAGCATGGGGAAACTCCTCGGATATCAGGTTGAAAAAAAATGTCCAGCCCTTGACTGGCGCTCTGGAGAAATTACTGCAATTGCGACCCGTTTTCTATGAGTGGAAAGAACCGGAAAAACAGGGAAACCTGACCGGGCTTCAGATGGGGTTTATCGCTCAGGAAGTGGAGAATGTGTTTCCGGAGTGGATTGGGGTGGATGACGAGGGCTATGCAACCCTCACCATTCGCGGATTTGAAGCATTATCTGTGGAAGCGTTTAAACAACTCAAGACAGAAAACGAAATCCTAAAACAACGCTGTAACGCCCTCGAAGCTCGCCTCAACCTGCTGACCGAAAAACTACAAGTATTAGTTTAG
- a CDS encoding tail fiber domain-containing protein: protein MGYIPYRHRPPLQATIATVYDYQNSDGSLLFQIVRFVPKGFRTRRPDGNGGWLWGIEGAQPVLYHLPEVLQAETVLIVEGEKDAETARKLVPSGWATTSNPFGAGQWCDLYSEMLRGKRVVICPDTDSYGQEHLKHVGLSLLNKATEIRVMILPATVKDLTEWVEQGGRVDQFHTLLEQAERFNYPLPETDLKVNIHPLTGAIDRLQQLQGVFYEWKEPETQGNLTGVQVGLIAQEVESVFPEWVEGEGNEFKTLTIRGFEALSVESFKTLSAQSQTLQQQCQNLETKLEMLETQLDKKRRSL from the coding sequence ATGGGCTACATTCCCTACCGCCACCGCCCTCCCTTGCAGGCAACGATCGCCACTGTTTATGATTACCAGAACAGCGATGGTTCCCTGCTGTTTCAAATTGTCCGGTTTGTCCCTAAAGGCTTTCGGACTCGTCGCCCCGATGGCAACGGGGGATGGCTCTGGGGGATTGAAGGGGCACAACCCGTGCTTTACCACTTACCAGAGGTTTTGCAAGCCGAAACCGTTCTGATTGTGGAAGGGGAGAAGGATGCAGAGACGGCTAGAAAACTGGTGCCTTCCGGTTGGGCAACAACCTCCAATCCCTTTGGTGCGGGTCAGTGGTGCGATTTATATTCTGAGATGCTGCGGGGCAAACGCGTTGTAATTTGTCCAGACACCGACTCTTATGGGCAAGAGCATCTGAAGCATGTTGGTTTGTCGCTATTAAATAAAGCAACGGAGATCAGGGTCATGATTCTGCCTGCAACCGTCAAAGATTTGACGGAATGGGTGGAACAGGGGGGACGAGTCGATCAGTTTCACACCTTATTGGAGCAGGCAGAACGGTTTAACTATCCCCTGCCCGAAACCGATCTCAAAGTTAATATTCATCCTTTAACGGGGGCGATCGATCGCCTCCAACAACTCCAGGGGGTGTTTTACGAGTGGAAGGAACCAGAAACCCAGGGCAACCTGACGGGCGTTCAGGTGGGATTGATTGCCCAGGAAGTGGAGTCGGTGTTTCCAGAGTGGGTAGAGGGGGAAGGAAATGAGTTCAAAACGCTAACGATTAGAGGCTTTGAAGCCCTATCGGTGGAATCATTCAAAACCCTGAGCGCCCAAAGTCAAACCCTGCAACAACAGTGTCAGAACTTAGAAACAAAACTCGAAATGTTGGAAACCCAACTCGACAAGAAACGACGATCGCTGTAA